From the uncultured Trichococcus sp. genome, one window contains:
- the pflA gene encoding pyruvate formate-lyase-activating protein, translated as MTEPLKGFVHSTESFGSVDGPGIRFIIFMQGCRMRCQFCHNPDTWNIGGGTEMTTDELLDLALQYKPFWGQKGGITVSGGEPLLQIDFLIELFTKAKAQGVHTTLDTCGLPFTYDEPFFSQFNKLLAVTDLILLDIKHIDSQKHKELTMWPNESIIELAKYLSDINKPVWIRHVLIPERTDYDEFLIRLDEFLKTLKNIVKVEILPYHKMGVYKWETLGIPYQLEGIDPPSAERVENARKLLHTEDYKGYLDL; from the coding sequence ATGACTGAACCTTTAAAAGGATTTGTGCATTCAACAGAGAGTTTCGGTTCCGTTGATGGGCCCGGAATCCGTTTTATTATATTTATGCAAGGGTGCCGCATGCGGTGCCAATTCTGCCATAACCCGGACACTTGGAACATCGGCGGCGGAACCGAAATGACAACGGATGAATTGCTGGATTTAGCCTTGCAATACAAGCCGTTCTGGGGTCAAAAGGGCGGTATCACCGTCAGCGGCGGCGAACCGTTGCTGCAGATCGACTTCCTGATCGAATTGTTCACGAAAGCCAAAGCGCAAGGTGTGCATACGACATTGGACACTTGCGGCTTGCCGTTCACTTATGATGAACCATTCTTCAGCCAATTCAACAAACTGTTGGCGGTGACCGATTTGATCCTGTTGGACATCAAACACATCGACAGCCAAAAGCATAAGGAACTGACTATGTGGCCGAACGAAAGCATCATCGAATTGGCGAAATATCTGTCGGACATCAACAAACCGGTTTGGATCCGCCATGTGCTGATACCGGAACGTACCGATTACGATGAATTCCTGATCCGCTTGGATGAGTTCCTGAAAACATTGAAGAATATCGTAAAAGTCGAGATTTTGCCTTACCATAAGATGGGCGTCTACAAGTGGGAAACCTTAGGAATTCCTTACCAATTGGAGGGAATCGATCCACCTTCCGCCGAGCGGGTCGAAAATGCCAGAAAACTGCTGCATACGGAAGACTACAAAGGCTATTTGGATCTGTAA
- a CDS encoding manganese-dependent inorganic pyrophosphatase, whose product MKKLLVFGHQNPDTDAITSAIAYAHYLNQNGIEAEAVALGLPSEETAYALKRFNTEAPRVIETAANETDTVALVDHNEAQQSVSDIKEVEVYAVVDHHRIANFETANPLYYRAEPVGCTNTILYKMYKEKNIAIPADIAGLMLSAIISDTLLFKSPTCTPEDEAAAAALTEIAGVSLDEYGLAMLKAGTNLDDKSIAELLTLDAKSFPMGDKNVRIAQVNTVDVQDVLKRQVELVSAMEAENTAQGYDVFLLVITNIIDSDSALLVVGSHLDTVASAFGVSLNENVALLPGVVSRKKQVVPPLTEAFSK is encoded by the coding sequence ATGAAGAAACTGTTAGTTTTTGGACACCAAAATCCGGATACGGATGCGATCACATCTGCAATCGCCTATGCCCACTATCTGAACCAGAATGGAATCGAAGCCGAAGCGGTGGCGCTTGGCTTGCCGAGTGAAGAAACAGCCTATGCGCTGAAACGATTCAACACGGAAGCTCCGCGCGTCATCGAGACGGCAGCCAACGAAACGGATACGGTTGCTTTGGTCGACCATAATGAAGCCCAACAAAGCGTCAGCGACATCAAGGAAGTCGAAGTATATGCCGTAGTGGATCATCACCGCATCGCGAACTTCGAAACGGCCAACCCGTTGTATTACCGTGCTGAGCCTGTCGGTTGCACAAATACGATCCTTTATAAAATGTACAAGGAAAAAAACATCGCGATTCCTGCCGACATCGCCGGCTTGATGCTTTCTGCTATTATATCGGATACTTTGTTGTTCAAATCCCCGACTTGCACGCCGGAAGATGAAGCAGCGGCAGCGGCCTTGACGGAAATCGCCGGGGTCTCCTTGGACGAATACGGTCTTGCAATGCTGAAAGCGGGAACGAACTTGGACGACAAGTCGATTGCGGAATTGTTGACTTTGGACGCGAAATCATTTCCGATGGGCGATAAAAACGTCCGTATCGCACAGGTGAATACCGTCGATGTACAAGATGTCCTGAAAAGACAAGTTGAACTGGTATCCGCTATGGAAGCGGAAAATACCGCTCAAGGTTACGATGTGTTCTTGTTGGTGATCACAAACATCATCGACAGCGATTCTGCTTTATTGGTTGTAGGGTCACATTTGGACACTGTCGCGTCCGCTTTCGGGGTCTCGTTGAATGAAAATGTTGCCTTGCTGCCGGGCGTTGTTTCACGCAAAAAACAAGTAGTGCCGCCATTGACGGAAGCGTTCTCGAAATAA
- a CDS encoding metallophosphoesterase yields the protein MKIGVMSDLHIDSNAKKLAPGQTYDYLLAELLYNQEIDLLLLAGDVSSDYHDTFAFLDRMRDHNVSKIQFIPGNHDFWSIRNHEEDTDRIYRLFKERDENPVGNPYLIGKDWAVVGNPGWYDYGFASTRYTIEEFSRKKLKVGGWNDRQYVHWQKDDRAVANAMQEELESDLKEVGDRKIIMMTHVVTHPQFVIPLPHPVYDYYNAFLGNKSYMQLYERYPIAHSIMGHVHFRKMLHEDDTTFYCACLGSARHWYTEDPYTEMAYTMEEIMVDV from the coding sequence ATGAAAATTGGTGTAATGTCGGACTTGCATATCGACTCGAATGCGAAAAAACTGGCGCCGGGTCAAACGTATGATTATCTCTTGGCGGAGCTGCTCTATAATCAAGAAATCGACTTGCTGTTGTTGGCTGGGGATGTCTCATCCGATTACCACGATACCTTTGCTTTCCTGGATCGGATGCGGGACCACAACGTTTCGAAAATCCAATTCATACCCGGCAATCATGATTTTTGGTCCATCCGCAACCACGAAGAGGACACGGACCGTATCTATCGATTGTTCAAGGAGCGGGATGAAAATCCTGTCGGAAATCCGTATCTGATCGGAAAGGATTGGGCAGTGGTGGGGAATCCAGGTTGGTATGACTATGGATTCGCCAGCACGCGCTATACAATAGAAGAGTTTTCCAGAAAAAAGCTGAAAGTCGGCGGCTGGAATGATCGCCAGTATGTGCATTGGCAAAAGGATGATCGCGCGGTTGCCAATGCGATGCAGGAGGAGCTGGAAAGCGACCTGAAAGAAGTAGGCGACCGGAAAATAATCATGATGACACATGTTGTGACGCATCCGCAATTCGTCATCCCGCTCCCGCATCCGGTGTATGATTATTACAATGCTTTCCTCGGGAACAAAAGCTATATGCAACTGTACGAGCGTTATCCGATTGCGCACAGCATCATGGGCCATGTTCACTTCCGAAAAATGCTACATGAGGATGATACAACCTTCTATTGCGCATGCCTTGGCAGTGCGCGGCACTGGTATACGGAGGACCCTTACACCGAAATGGCCTATACTATGGAAGAAATTATGGTTGACGTGTAA
- a CDS encoding magnesium transporter CorA family protein codes for MRSFNLSDEGVYTQTSNWRAADWIHVEDPSSDDVEDLMTIFGIPKDYIMDSLDEYEVPRQEEVKNAAGDDINLLIVLFPKMRSVQEKYTEYHTYPLSIITINGTLITVCKETPSFLTRIMKNESFKNEPATSQHHIVLYILWELTKSFVHHLRGIDGTIEDLQVQITSATRNEYFYKLIALHKSLVYFETSITKNHPLITESIHKATLNDDAQSQELLRDIIDISNQAEVMVTESSKMIDQLSEVFSSVIANNLNNIMKVLTSITIVLTIPTIIAGFWGMNVGLPFENHPWAFGITSLITVVICIFTVYWLKKKDYF; via the coding sequence ATGAGATCATTCAACTTATCGGATGAAGGGGTATACACGCAGACGAGTAATTGGAGAGCGGCTGACTGGATTCATGTGGAGGATCCGAGCAGCGATGACGTTGAAGATCTGATGACCATTTTCGGCATCCCAAAGGACTACATCATGGATTCGTTGGATGAATATGAGGTCCCGCGACAAGAGGAAGTTAAAAATGCTGCAGGGGATGATATCAACCTTCTGATTGTCCTCTTCCCTAAAATGCGGTCAGTGCAGGAAAAATATACAGAATATCATACCTATCCTCTATCAATCATAACGATCAATGGGACTCTGATCACAGTCTGCAAAGAGACGCCTTCCTTTTTGACGCGCATCATGAAGAATGAATCCTTCAAAAATGAACCAGCGACATCGCAACATCACATTGTTTTATATATATTATGGGAATTGACCAAGAGTTTTGTTCATCATCTGAGGGGAATCGATGGCACGATCGAAGATCTGCAAGTCCAAATAACCAGTGCCACCCGGAATGAATATTTCTATAAGCTGATCGCCCTCCATAAGAGCTTGGTTTATTTTGAAACATCCATCACTAAGAATCATCCGTTGATAACAGAATCCATTCACAAGGCCACCTTGAACGATGATGCCCAAAGCCAGGAATTATTGCGTGATATCATTGACATCTCAAACCAAGCAGAAGTGATGGTCACCGAATCAAGCAAGATGATCGATCAGCTGAGCGAAGTGTTTTCGAGCGTCATCGCGAACAACTTGAACAATATCATGAAAGTATTGACTTCGATCACCATCGTCCTGACGATCCCCACCATCATAGCCGGCTTCTGGGGCATGAATGTCGGCTTGCCTTTCGAGAATCATCCCTGGGCGTTTGGCATCACCAGTCTGATCACTGTCGTCATCTGCATCTTTACTGTCTATTGGCTGAAAAAGAAAGATTACTTCTGA